CACTTGCCAACTCAGTTCGACATGGCGGGAGTATTCCAGCCATTTGGGCATATGCATCGGGTCAAAAAACCAAAGTGATTGGCTTATCTTGGGCTGATGAAGTTCAATTGTTGTTAACACGCTATGATTCAAACATCAAAACTGTTGCAGACTTAAAAGGCAAACGTTTTGGTATTCCACTGAATCAAGATGCAATTATTGATTTCTCACGTGCACAGGCGATTCGTGGTTTAGAAAATTCATTAAAAACCGTAAATTTGAAGGTAAGTGATCTTGAGTTGGTTGATTGTTTACGAGCAGACATTTTAGCCGCCCAACAACAACAGCCTGAAGAAAATGATTCTAGTTTTTATGGCAATCGCAACAAAATTAATGCAAGTGCGGAGATCGTGGCATTAATTAAAGGTGATGTCGATGCCATTTTTCTAAAAGGTGCACATGCTGCGCAAATTGCCCATGATTTCGCCCTGCATACCATTATTGATATTGGCTCACATCCAGACCCTATTCTACGTTCCAATAATGGAACACCAAGAACGCTGACTGTTGATGAAGATTTTCTAACACAATATCCAGAGCAAGCCCAATCAATTGTCGATGCTGTTTTACAAGCAGAACAATGGGCCCATGCACATGCCGATGAAACCCATCGTTATTTGGCAAAAGAATGTAATAGTAGTGAGCAATGGGTTCATGCGGCATACGGTGCAGATGCACATCTGAAACTGAACACTAACTTTGATGAAATCTCTATTATTGCTTTACAAGACTTGAGTGATTTTCTCTATCGCTGGAACTTTATTCCTGCACAAATTAATGTTCGTGAATGGCTTGCACAAGATATTTCTATTCAAGCTCAAGTGGCTTAATACTTCAAAATAAAAAAGGTTGTCTTGATGACAACCTTTTTATTTTTAGCATCCAAATTCAAGTAACCGTAAACTATCGTAGTAGTTAGCATCGGTAATGTTAATCTCTTTAAAAACAATTATTTTAACGGAGTCTTATCGAGTTTTATCCAATTTTAGGATTAGCTTTCAGCTGGAGTTACTTTGGTTTCGCCCAAAGTAACCAAAGGCATTGTCACCTGCAAAACCTGTTCTTTTCTTGGATTTATTAAAACCTCTCGTAGAAACAGTCTCTTGTTTAAACCATGCAGGTTGCAGATGACGTTT
This genomic stretch from Acinetobacter oleivorans DR1 harbors:
- a CDS encoding ABC transporter substrate-binding protein, which encodes MTTLQTQPLNTLWYTRCPVPTGLGISIQKGWLKEKFNEQQIEIKSIRESNSKDIRNSHFNHTLANSVRHGGSIPAIWAYASGQKTKVIGLSWADEVQLLLTRYDSNIKTVADLKGKRFGIPLNQDAIIDFSRAQAIRGLENSLKTVNLKVSDLELVDCLRADILAAQQQQPEENDSSFYGNRNKINASAEIVALIKGDVDAIFLKGAHAAQIAHDFALHTIIDIGSHPDPILRSNNGTPRTLTVDEDFLTQYPEQAQSIVDAVLQAEQWAHAHADETHRYLAKECNSSEQWVHAAYGADAHLKLNTNFDEISIIALQDLSDFLYRWNFIPAQINVREWLAQDISIQAQVA